Proteins encoded in a region of the Zea mays cultivar B73 chromosome 2, Zm-B73-REFERENCE-NAM-5.0, whole genome shotgun sequence genome:
- the LOC109944335 gene encoding uncharacterized protein has protein sequence MYEDIRNTGDDHWSPSSGTTPQILEGETTENTDDKDGDYEANDDKDEDYEECEEVSPTTAKGKRHVSIGRKDKGKKPRPLGGHWVQDQLSKLVTASEKSTASVESLARKEDNGCSIRDVMALVKECGAVPGTKEHFIASQVFVKRAEREMFMTLDTSKERFNWLTMKHDWVTRMSH, from the coding sequence ATGTATGAAGACATTAGGAACACAGGAGATGATCATTGGTCTCCATCAAGTGGTACTACACCACAAATTCTGGAGGGTGAAACCACTGAGAACACTGATGACAAGGATGGAGACTATGAGGCCAATGATGACAAGGATGAAGACTATGAAGAATGTGAAGAGGTTTCCCCTACAACTGCTAAAGGAAAGCGTCATGTTTCTATTGGTCGAAAGGACAAGGGTAAAAAGCCTAGGCCATTGGGAGGACATTGGGTGCAAGATCAATTGAGCAAACTTGTGACAGCAAGTGAGAAGAGCACAGCATCCGTTGAGTCTTTGGCAAGAAAGGAGGACAATGGGTGCTCCATTAGAGATGTCATGGCATTGGTGAAAGAGTGTGGTGCAGTTCCAGGAACAAAAGAACACTTCATAGCATCTCAAGTTTTTGTCAAGAGGGCAGAGAGGGAGATGTTTATGACTTTGGACACATCGAAAGAACGCTTCAACTGGCTTACAATGAAACATGATTGGGTCACCAGGATGAGTCACTAG